A single window of Rhodamnia argentea isolate NSW1041297 chromosome 5, ASM2092103v1, whole genome shotgun sequence DNA harbors:
- the LOC115727568 gene encoding mitogen-activated protein kinase kinase kinase 1-like isoform X2 — MEAKQRRSRPRLDRRNAIKNIDYDASSTSTSSLSTLTLDDLSLYSSFRVEGEEGEFDIICRNLGLSGPEDFAIPVDAWRSSKARDLTPRSRLQTAFLASNGDASESPPRDVGGLAARIDSIELDSGISLLNGNSSCGLGGLEARDRATSRRTRFKHGIPSALDNCEAVWKTCDTDNTGGGIRGLRPPVLTPPPVLLRPVVDDTSSTWELLNSFCPQEGTGGDKHSPVRPSNEKDWSDGDDEKVIKERTSQRKGDSDSCLSTSVEDEESEDKDGAGNILSAKILEPVHNVSPNGSFRRTITSWQKGELLGSGSFGTVYEGFNDDGFFFAIKEVSLLDQGKQGKQSLLQLEQEISLLSQFEHENIVRYLGTDKDDKKLYIFLELMTKGSLATLYHKYNLRDSQVSAYTRQILYGLKYLHDQNVVHRDIKCANILVDASGAVKLADFGLAKATKMNDAKSSKGTAFWMAPEVLKNRSYGLAADIWSLGCTVLEMLTQRPPYSHLEGIQALFRIGRGEPPPVPDSLSREARDLILRCLQVNPNDRPSAAQLLDHPFVRKPSTSSGFASPRFNNIWS; from the exons ATGGAGGCGAAGCAGAGGCGTTCGCGGCCGAGGCTCGATCGCCGGAACGCGATAAAAAACATCGACTACGACGCGTCGTCCACTTCCACCTCCTCCTTGTCTACTTTGACTCTCGACGACCTCTCGCTTTACTCGAGCTTCCGCGTCGAGGGCGAGGAAGGCGAGTTCGACATCATATGCCGTAACCTAGGGCTCTCCGGGCCCGAGGACTTCGCTATCCCTGTGGACGCTTGGAGGTCCAGCAAGGCTCGCGATCTCACTCCTCGCTCGCGCCTCCAAACCGCCTTTCTAGCTTCTAATGGCGACGCCAGCGAGTCGCCGCCTCGCGATGTTGGCGGGTTAGCTGCTAGAATTGATAGTATCGAGCTTGATAGTGGGATATCCCTGTTGAATGGAAATAGTAGTTGCGGTTTGGGTGGCTTGGAAGCTAGAGATAGGGCCACTAGTCGCCGGACTCGTTTCAAGCATGGTATCCCCTCTGCTTTGGATAATTGTGAAGCGGTTTGGAAAACTTGTGACACGGATAATACTGGGGGAGGAATTAGGGGATTGAGGCCTCCGGTCCTTACTCCGCCCCCAGTTTTGCTGCGGCCTGTTGTCGATGACACGAGTTCCACTTGGGAGTTGTTGAACTCGTTCTGTCCTCAAGAAGGTACCGGAGGAGACAAGCATTCTCCTGTTCGTCCTTCCAATGAAAAGGATTGGTCGGATGGAGATGATGAGAAGGTTATTAAAGAAAGGACCTCGCAAAGAAAAGGTGATTCGGACTCTTGTTTGTCAACTTCTGTCGAAGATGAGGAGTCTGAGGATAAGGATGGTGCGGGGAACATTCTTTCTGCGAAAATTTTGGAACCAGTGCACAATGTTTCTCCCAATGGGAGTTTCAGACGAACGATCACCTCATGGCAAAAGGGCGAGCTATTGGGAAGTGGGTCATTTGGAACTGTCTATGAGGGCTTCAATGA TGATGGATTCTTTTTTGCTATAAAGGAGGTTTCCTTGTTAGATCAAGGAAAGCAAGGCAAGCAAAGCTTATTGCAGCTTGAGCAG gaaatttctcttttaagtCAGTTTGAACACGAGAACATAGTGCGATATCTTGGCACAGACAAG GACGATAAGAAACTTTACATATTTCTTGAGCTCATGACCAAAGGTTCACTTGCAACCCTTTATCACAAATATAACTTGAGAGATTCCCAAGTCTCTGCATACACTAGGCAAATTCTATATGGTTTGAAGTATCTTCATGACCAGAATGTGGTCCACAG GGATATCAAATGTGCTAACATACTGGTTGATGCGAGTGGAGCTGTGAAACTTGCAGACTTTGGATTGgcaaag GCCACCAAAATGAATGATGCTAAATCCTCCAAAGGAACTGCTTTTTGGATGGCACCTGAGGT TCTAAAGAACAGAAGCTATGGGTTGGCAGCTGATATATGGAGTCTAGGGTGCACTGTTTTAGAGATGTTAACCCAGCGGCCTCCATATTCTCACTTAGAAGGA ATACAAGCATTGTTCAGAATTGGCAGGGGCGAACCTCCTCCAGTTCCTGATTCTTTATCTAGAGAGGCTCGAGACTTAATTCTTAGATGCTTGCAAGTAAACCCCAATGATCGGCCTTCTGCAGCGCAGTTGCTAGACCATCCCTTCGTGAGGAAGCCATCTACTTCTTCTGGCTTTGCTTCACCTCGTTTCAACAACATATGGTCGTAA
- the LOC115727568 gene encoding mitogen-activated protein kinase kinase kinase 1-like isoform X3, whose protein sequence is MEAKQRRSRPRLDRRNAIKNIDYDASSTSTSSLSTLTLDDLSLYSSFRVEGEEGEFDIICRNLGLSGPEDFAIPVDAWRSSKARDLTPRSRLQTAFLASNGDASESPPRDVGGLAARIDSIELDSGISLLNGNSSCGLGGLEARDRATSRRTRFKHGIPSALDNCEAVWKTCDTDNTGGGIRGLRPPVLTPPPVLLRPVVDDTSSTWELLNSFCPQEGTGGDKHSPVRPSNEKDWSDGDDEKVIKERTSQRKGDSDSCLSTSVEDEESEDKDGAGNILSAKILEPVHNVSPNGSFRRTITSWQKGELLGSGSFGTVYEGFNDDGFFFAIKEVSLLDQGKQGKQSLLQLEQEISLLSQFEHENIVRYLGTDKDDKKLYIFLELMTKGSLATLYHKYNLRDSQVSAYTRQILYGLKYLHDQNVVHRDIKCANILVDASGAVKLADFGLATKMNDAKSSKGTAFWMAPEVVNLKNRSYGLAADIWSLGCTVLEMLTQRPPYSHLEGIQALFRIGRGEPPPVPDSLSREARDLILRCLQVNPNDRPSAAQLLDHPFVRKPSTSSGFASPRFNNIWS, encoded by the exons ATGGAGGCGAAGCAGAGGCGTTCGCGGCCGAGGCTCGATCGCCGGAACGCGATAAAAAACATCGACTACGACGCGTCGTCCACTTCCACCTCCTCCTTGTCTACTTTGACTCTCGACGACCTCTCGCTTTACTCGAGCTTCCGCGTCGAGGGCGAGGAAGGCGAGTTCGACATCATATGCCGTAACCTAGGGCTCTCCGGGCCCGAGGACTTCGCTATCCCTGTGGACGCTTGGAGGTCCAGCAAGGCTCGCGATCTCACTCCTCGCTCGCGCCTCCAAACCGCCTTTCTAGCTTCTAATGGCGACGCCAGCGAGTCGCCGCCTCGCGATGTTGGCGGGTTAGCTGCTAGAATTGATAGTATCGAGCTTGATAGTGGGATATCCCTGTTGAATGGAAATAGTAGTTGCGGTTTGGGTGGCTTGGAAGCTAGAGATAGGGCCACTAGTCGCCGGACTCGTTTCAAGCATGGTATCCCCTCTGCTTTGGATAATTGTGAAGCGGTTTGGAAAACTTGTGACACGGATAATACTGGGGGAGGAATTAGGGGATTGAGGCCTCCGGTCCTTACTCCGCCCCCAGTTTTGCTGCGGCCTGTTGTCGATGACACGAGTTCCACTTGGGAGTTGTTGAACTCGTTCTGTCCTCAAGAAGGTACCGGAGGAGACAAGCATTCTCCTGTTCGTCCTTCCAATGAAAAGGATTGGTCGGATGGAGATGATGAGAAGGTTATTAAAGAAAGGACCTCGCAAAGAAAAGGTGATTCGGACTCTTGTTTGTCAACTTCTGTCGAAGATGAGGAGTCTGAGGATAAGGATGGTGCGGGGAACATTCTTTCTGCGAAAATTTTGGAACCAGTGCACAATGTTTCTCCCAATGGGAGTTTCAGACGAACGATCACCTCATGGCAAAAGGGCGAGCTATTGGGAAGTGGGTCATTTGGAACTGTCTATGAGGGCTTCAATGA TGATGGATTCTTTTTTGCTATAAAGGAGGTTTCCTTGTTAGATCAAGGAAAGCAAGGCAAGCAAAGCTTATTGCAGCTTGAGCAG gaaatttctcttttaagtCAGTTTGAACACGAGAACATAGTGCGATATCTTGGCACAGACAAG GACGATAAGAAACTTTACATATTTCTTGAGCTCATGACCAAAGGTTCACTTGCAACCCTTTATCACAAATATAACTTGAGAGATTCCCAAGTCTCTGCATACACTAGGCAAATTCTATATGGTTTGAAGTATCTTCATGACCAGAATGTGGTCCACAG GGATATCAAATGTGCTAACATACTGGTTGATGCGAGTGGAGCTGTGAAACTTGCAGACTTTGGATTG GCCACCAAAATGAATGATGCTAAATCCTCCAAAGGAACTGCTTTTTGGATGGCACCTGAG GTCGTCAATCTAAAGAACAGAAGCTATGGGTTGGCAGCTGATATATGGAGTCTAGGGTGCACTGTTTTAGAGATGTTAACCCAGCGGCCTCCATATTCTCACTTAGAAGGA ATACAAGCATTGTTCAGAATTGGCAGGGGCGAACCTCCTCCAGTTCCTGATTCTTTATCTAGAGAGGCTCGAGACTTAATTCTTAGATGCTTGCAAGTAAACCCCAATGATCGGCCTTCTGCAGCGCAGTTGCTAGACCATCCCTTCGTGAGGAAGCCATCTACTTCTTCTGGCTTTGCTTCACCTCGTTTCAACAACATATGGTCGTAA
- the LOC115727568 gene encoding mitogen-activated protein kinase kinase kinase 1-like isoform X4 yields the protein MEAKQRRSRPRLDRRNAIKNIDYDASSTSTSSLSTLTLDDLSLYSSFRVEGEEGEFDIICRNLGLSGPEDFAIPVDAWRSSKARDLTPRSRLQTAFLASNGDASESPPRDVGGLAARIDSIELDSGISLLNGNSSCGLGGLEARDRATSRRTRFKHGIPSALDNCEAVWKTCDTDNTGGGIRGLRPPVLTPPPVLLRPVVDDTSSTWELLNSFCPQEGTGGDKHSPVRPSNEKDWSDGDDEKVIKERTSQRKGDSDSCLSTSVEDEESEDKDGAGNILSAKILEPVHNVSPNGSFRRTITSWQKGELLGSGSFGTVYEGFNDDGFFFAIKEVSLLDQGKQGKQSLLQLEQEISLLSQFEHENIVRYLGTDKDDKKLYIFLELMTKGSLATLYHKYNLRDSQVSAYTRQILYGLKYLHDQNVVHRDIKCANILVDASGAVKLADFGLAKATKMNDAKSSKGTAFWMAPEVVNLKNRSYGLAADIWSLGCTVLEMLTQRPPYSHLEGSHLCSIPESSTDLDCFVFPAP from the exons ATGGAGGCGAAGCAGAGGCGTTCGCGGCCGAGGCTCGATCGCCGGAACGCGATAAAAAACATCGACTACGACGCGTCGTCCACTTCCACCTCCTCCTTGTCTACTTTGACTCTCGACGACCTCTCGCTTTACTCGAGCTTCCGCGTCGAGGGCGAGGAAGGCGAGTTCGACATCATATGCCGTAACCTAGGGCTCTCCGGGCCCGAGGACTTCGCTATCCCTGTGGACGCTTGGAGGTCCAGCAAGGCTCGCGATCTCACTCCTCGCTCGCGCCTCCAAACCGCCTTTCTAGCTTCTAATGGCGACGCCAGCGAGTCGCCGCCTCGCGATGTTGGCGGGTTAGCTGCTAGAATTGATAGTATCGAGCTTGATAGTGGGATATCCCTGTTGAATGGAAATAGTAGTTGCGGTTTGGGTGGCTTGGAAGCTAGAGATAGGGCCACTAGTCGCCGGACTCGTTTCAAGCATGGTATCCCCTCTGCTTTGGATAATTGTGAAGCGGTTTGGAAAACTTGTGACACGGATAATACTGGGGGAGGAATTAGGGGATTGAGGCCTCCGGTCCTTACTCCGCCCCCAGTTTTGCTGCGGCCTGTTGTCGATGACACGAGTTCCACTTGGGAGTTGTTGAACTCGTTCTGTCCTCAAGAAGGTACCGGAGGAGACAAGCATTCTCCTGTTCGTCCTTCCAATGAAAAGGATTGGTCGGATGGAGATGATGAGAAGGTTATTAAAGAAAGGACCTCGCAAAGAAAAGGTGATTCGGACTCTTGTTTGTCAACTTCTGTCGAAGATGAGGAGTCTGAGGATAAGGATGGTGCGGGGAACATTCTTTCTGCGAAAATTTTGGAACCAGTGCACAATGTTTCTCCCAATGGGAGTTTCAGACGAACGATCACCTCATGGCAAAAGGGCGAGCTATTGGGAAGTGGGTCATTTGGAACTGTCTATGAGGGCTTCAATGA TGATGGATTCTTTTTTGCTATAAAGGAGGTTTCCTTGTTAGATCAAGGAAAGCAAGGCAAGCAAAGCTTATTGCAGCTTGAGCAG gaaatttctcttttaagtCAGTTTGAACACGAGAACATAGTGCGATATCTTGGCACAGACAAG GACGATAAGAAACTTTACATATTTCTTGAGCTCATGACCAAAGGTTCACTTGCAACCCTTTATCACAAATATAACTTGAGAGATTCCCAAGTCTCTGCATACACTAGGCAAATTCTATATGGTTTGAAGTATCTTCATGACCAGAATGTGGTCCACAG GGATATCAAATGTGCTAACATACTGGTTGATGCGAGTGGAGCTGTGAAACTTGCAGACTTTGGATTGgcaaag GCCACCAAAATGAATGATGCTAAATCCTCCAAAGGAACTGCTTTTTGGATGGCACCTGAG GTCGTCAATCTAAAGAACAGAAGCTATGGGTTGGCAGCTGATATATGGAGTCTAGGGTGCACTGTTTTAGAGATGTTAACCCAGCGGCCTCCATATTCTCACTTAGAAGGA AGCCATCTCTGCTCCATTCCTGAGAGCAGCACTGATCTTGATTGCTTCGTGTTCCCTGCTCCGTGA
- the LOC115727568 gene encoding mitogen-activated protein kinase kinase kinase 1-like isoform X1, translating to MEAKQRRSRPRLDRRNAIKNIDYDASSTSTSSLSTLTLDDLSLYSSFRVEGEEGEFDIICRNLGLSGPEDFAIPVDAWRSSKARDLTPRSRLQTAFLASNGDASESPPRDVGGLAARIDSIELDSGISLLNGNSSCGLGGLEARDRATSRRTRFKHGIPSALDNCEAVWKTCDTDNTGGGIRGLRPPVLTPPPVLLRPVVDDTSSTWELLNSFCPQEGTGGDKHSPVRPSNEKDWSDGDDEKVIKERTSQRKGDSDSCLSTSVEDEESEDKDGAGNILSAKILEPVHNVSPNGSFRRTITSWQKGELLGSGSFGTVYEGFNDDGFFFAIKEVSLLDQGKQGKQSLLQLEQEISLLSQFEHENIVRYLGTDKDDKKLYIFLELMTKGSLATLYHKYNLRDSQVSAYTRQILYGLKYLHDQNVVHRDIKCANILVDASGAVKLADFGLAKATKMNDAKSSKGTAFWMAPEVVNLKNRSYGLAADIWSLGCTVLEMLTQRPPYSHLEGIQALFRIGRGEPPPVPDSLSREARDLILRCLQVNPNDRPSAAQLLDHPFVRKPSTSSGFASPRFNNIWS from the exons ATGGAGGCGAAGCAGAGGCGTTCGCGGCCGAGGCTCGATCGCCGGAACGCGATAAAAAACATCGACTACGACGCGTCGTCCACTTCCACCTCCTCCTTGTCTACTTTGACTCTCGACGACCTCTCGCTTTACTCGAGCTTCCGCGTCGAGGGCGAGGAAGGCGAGTTCGACATCATATGCCGTAACCTAGGGCTCTCCGGGCCCGAGGACTTCGCTATCCCTGTGGACGCTTGGAGGTCCAGCAAGGCTCGCGATCTCACTCCTCGCTCGCGCCTCCAAACCGCCTTTCTAGCTTCTAATGGCGACGCCAGCGAGTCGCCGCCTCGCGATGTTGGCGGGTTAGCTGCTAGAATTGATAGTATCGAGCTTGATAGTGGGATATCCCTGTTGAATGGAAATAGTAGTTGCGGTTTGGGTGGCTTGGAAGCTAGAGATAGGGCCACTAGTCGCCGGACTCGTTTCAAGCATGGTATCCCCTCTGCTTTGGATAATTGTGAAGCGGTTTGGAAAACTTGTGACACGGATAATACTGGGGGAGGAATTAGGGGATTGAGGCCTCCGGTCCTTACTCCGCCCCCAGTTTTGCTGCGGCCTGTTGTCGATGACACGAGTTCCACTTGGGAGTTGTTGAACTCGTTCTGTCCTCAAGAAGGTACCGGAGGAGACAAGCATTCTCCTGTTCGTCCTTCCAATGAAAAGGATTGGTCGGATGGAGATGATGAGAAGGTTATTAAAGAAAGGACCTCGCAAAGAAAAGGTGATTCGGACTCTTGTTTGTCAACTTCTGTCGAAGATGAGGAGTCTGAGGATAAGGATGGTGCGGGGAACATTCTTTCTGCGAAAATTTTGGAACCAGTGCACAATGTTTCTCCCAATGGGAGTTTCAGACGAACGATCACCTCATGGCAAAAGGGCGAGCTATTGGGAAGTGGGTCATTTGGAACTGTCTATGAGGGCTTCAATGA TGATGGATTCTTTTTTGCTATAAAGGAGGTTTCCTTGTTAGATCAAGGAAAGCAAGGCAAGCAAAGCTTATTGCAGCTTGAGCAG gaaatttctcttttaagtCAGTTTGAACACGAGAACATAGTGCGATATCTTGGCACAGACAAG GACGATAAGAAACTTTACATATTTCTTGAGCTCATGACCAAAGGTTCACTTGCAACCCTTTATCACAAATATAACTTGAGAGATTCCCAAGTCTCTGCATACACTAGGCAAATTCTATATGGTTTGAAGTATCTTCATGACCAGAATGTGGTCCACAG GGATATCAAATGTGCTAACATACTGGTTGATGCGAGTGGAGCTGTGAAACTTGCAGACTTTGGATTGgcaaag GCCACCAAAATGAATGATGCTAAATCCTCCAAAGGAACTGCTTTTTGGATGGCACCTGAG GTCGTCAATCTAAAGAACAGAAGCTATGGGTTGGCAGCTGATATATGGAGTCTAGGGTGCACTGTTTTAGAGATGTTAACCCAGCGGCCTCCATATTCTCACTTAGAAGGA ATACAAGCATTGTTCAGAATTGGCAGGGGCGAACCTCCTCCAGTTCCTGATTCTTTATCTAGAGAGGCTCGAGACTTAATTCTTAGATGCTTGCAAGTAAACCCCAATGATCGGCCTTCTGCAGCGCAGTTGCTAGACCATCCCTTCGTGAGGAAGCCATCTACTTCTTCTGGCTTTGCTTCACCTCGTTTCAACAACATATGGTCGTAA